A single window of Mycolicibacterium madagascariense DNA harbors:
- a CDS encoding acyl-CoA dehydrogenase family protein: MEPVLTTEETMLVDTVRAFVDRDVKPTVRDVEHSGAYPEAWIEQMKQLGIFGLAIDEDYDGTPVSTRCYVHVTQELARGWMSLAGAMGGHTVVAKLLGLFGTEEQKRRYLPAMATGEMRATMALTEPGGGSDLQAMTTVAASDGDELVINGAKTWITNARRSGLIALLCKTDPRATPAHRGISIVLVEHGDGLTVSRDLPKLGYKGVESCELAFTDYRIPATAILGGEPGRGFAQMMKGLETGRIQVAARALGVATAALEDALAYAQQRESFGQPIWKHQAVGHYLADMATKLTAARQLTLHAADRYDGGERADMEAGMAKLFASEAAMEIALNAVRIHGGYGYSTEYDVERYFRDAPLMIVGEGTNEIQRNVIASQLVARGGI; encoded by the coding sequence ATGGAACCCGTGCTGACCACAGAAGAGACCATGCTCGTCGACACCGTCCGGGCGTTCGTCGACCGCGACGTCAAGCCGACGGTGCGCGACGTCGAACACTCCGGGGCCTACCCCGAGGCGTGGATCGAGCAGATGAAGCAGCTCGGCATCTTCGGCCTCGCGATCGACGAGGACTACGACGGCACCCCCGTCTCGACCCGGTGCTACGTGCACGTCACCCAGGAACTGGCGCGCGGGTGGATGAGCCTGGCGGGAGCGATGGGTGGGCACACCGTCGTGGCGAAGCTGCTGGGACTCTTCGGCACCGAGGAGCAGAAGCGGCGCTACCTGCCGGCGATGGCCACCGGGGAGATGCGCGCGACCATGGCGCTCACCGAGCCGGGCGGCGGGTCGGACCTGCAGGCCATGACGACCGTCGCGGCGTCCGACGGCGACGAGCTGGTGATCAACGGTGCCAAGACGTGGATCACCAATGCCCGGCGGTCCGGGCTGATCGCCCTGCTCTGCAAGACCGATCCCCGGGCGACGCCGGCCCACAGGGGGATCTCGATCGTGCTCGTCGAGCACGGCGACGGGTTGACGGTGTCCCGCGATCTGCCGAAGCTCGGCTACAAGGGGGTCGAGTCATGCGAATTGGCCTTCACCGACTACCGGATTCCCGCCACGGCCATCCTCGGCGGCGAGCCGGGCAGGGGTTTCGCGCAGATGATGAAGGGCCTCGAGACCGGGCGCATCCAGGTGGCGGCCCGCGCGCTCGGCGTCGCGACGGCGGCGCTGGAGGACGCGCTGGCCTACGCCCAGCAGCGCGAGAGCTTCGGCCAGCCCATCTGGAAGCACCAGGCGGTCGGCCACTACCTCGCCGACATGGCCACCAAGCTCACCGCCGCGCGCCAGCTGACGCTGCATGCCGCCGACCGCTACGACGGCGGCGAGCGGGCCGACATGGAGGCCGGCATGGCCAAGCTGTTCGCCTCCGAGGCGGCGATGGAGATCGCCCTGAACGCCGTCCGCATCCACGGCGGCTACGGATACTCCACCGAGTACGACGTCGAGCGCTACTTCCGCGACGCGCCGCTGATGATCGTCGGCGAGGGCACCAACGAGATCCAGCGCAACGTCATCGCGAGCCAACTGGTGGCCCGCGGCGGGATCTAG
- a CDS encoding MaoC family dehydratase: MGDVTPGGPYFDDLHVGQVFADAPSMTLSPGAAAVHQSILGDRLRLPLDASLTHAVTGAPAALAHPALVCDVAIGQSTLATQRVKANLFYRGLWFHRYPIIGDTLYTRTEVVGLKQNSTKPGRPSTGLAALRMTTIDQADRLVLDFHRCAMIPLRDGADDTGHADDLSTIGAGTPVPPDPTADWDAEAFRSRVSGSGAVPTGTVLRTTADVVSSAPELARLTLNIAAAHHDWRAGGERLVYGGHTIGLALAQVTRVLPNVVTVLGWESCDHTGPVREGDTLYSDVHVEDVRDGVLHLRSVVFAVGEPDRQVLDWRFRALVWQ, encoded by the coding sequence ATGGGTGACGTGACGCCGGGTGGACCGTACTTCGACGATCTGCACGTGGGCCAGGTGTTCGCCGACGCACCGTCGATGACGCTCAGCCCAGGGGCCGCGGCCGTGCACCAGTCGATCCTCGGGGACCGGCTGCGCCTGCCGCTCGACGCCAGCCTGACCCACGCCGTCACCGGGGCCCCGGCCGCACTCGCTCATCCGGCGCTGGTGTGCGACGTCGCGATCGGGCAGAGCACGCTGGCGACCCAGCGCGTCAAGGCCAATCTCTTCTATCGCGGCCTGTGGTTTCACCGGTATCCCATCATCGGCGACACCCTCTACACCCGCACCGAAGTGGTTGGGCTGAAACAGAATTCGACCAAGCCGGGGCGGCCGTCGACCGGGCTGGCGGCCCTGCGGATGACGACGATCGACCAGGCCGACCGGCTGGTGCTCGACTTTCACCGCTGCGCGATGATCCCGCTGCGCGACGGTGCGGACGACACCGGCCACGCCGACGATCTGTCGACGATCGGTGCCGGGACACCGGTGCCGCCCGACCCCACGGCCGACTGGGACGCCGAGGCCTTCCGGTCCCGCGTATCGGGGTCGGGCGCGGTGCCGACGGGCACGGTGCTGCGCACCACGGCCGACGTGGTGAGCAGCGCGCCGGAACTCGCCCGGCTGACGTTGAACATCGCTGCCGCCCATCATGATTGGCGCGCCGGCGGTGAGCGCCTGGTGTATGGCGGGCACACCATCGGGTTGGCGCTGGCTCAGGTGACCCGCGTGCTGCCCAACGTCGTCACGGTGCTCGGCTGGGAATCCTGCGACCACACCGGCCCGGTGCGCGAGGGCGACACCCTCTACAGCGACGTGCACGTCGAGGACGTCCGCGACGGCGTGCTGCACCTGCGGTCGGTGGTCTTCGCCGTCGGGGAGCCCGACCGCCAGGTGCTGGACTGGAGATTCCGCGCGCTTGTCTGGCAGTGA
- a CDS encoding CoA transferase: MSGSEAREWGASGLAHLTGRPDGAPDFSRAAVLRQAASLADDLAGRLGIDVSAAELLAGRAGLLGLSRRGRVSAGGASRLLRAADGWWALTLSRPDDVDAVPALVELDVVPDDPWRAVESWCATCDVADVVDRSRLLGLPAAALGEASPAGPVIRRLGPRAAPRPVPGLLVVDLSSMWAGPLCGQLLARAGATVVKVETPGRPDGTRAGDRRFFDWMNAGKLCYSADLAEKTRALLETADVVIESSRPAALRQRGLGAEDVAAQPGRVWLRITGYGADVDRANWTAFGDDAAVAGGVVGRSVDGPVFCGDAIADPLTGMQAALQVAESLARGGGEVIDVAMASVAATYAMLPESASETDLPAMPPAAPVVCQRAGDLGADDALVERLVAERA, from the coding sequence TTGTCTGGCAGTGAGGCGCGCGAGTGGGGGGCCAGCGGGCTGGCCCATCTGACCGGCCGGCCCGACGGCGCCCCAGACTTCTCCCGCGCTGCCGTCCTGCGTCAGGCCGCGTCCCTGGCCGACGACCTCGCGGGCCGACTGGGCATCGACGTGTCGGCCGCCGAACTGCTGGCCGGCCGGGCGGGGCTGCTCGGTCTGTCGCGGCGGGGGCGGGTGTCCGCGGGTGGGGCGTCGCGGCTGCTGCGCGCCGCCGATGGGTGGTGGGCGCTGACGCTGTCGCGGCCCGACGACGTCGACGCGGTGCCGGCCCTGGTCGAGCTGGACGTCGTGCCGGACGATCCGTGGCGGGCGGTCGAATCCTGGTGCGCCACATGCGATGTCGCCGATGTGGTGGACCGGTCCCGGCTCCTCGGCCTGCCCGCGGCCGCGCTTGGGGAGGCCAGTCCCGCCGGGCCGGTCATCCGCCGCCTCGGCCCGCGCGCCGCACCCCGCCCCGTGCCCGGTCTCCTCGTGGTCGACCTGTCGTCGATGTGGGCGGGCCCGCTGTGCGGGCAACTGCTGGCGAGGGCAGGCGCGACGGTCGTGAAGGTCGAAACCCCGGGGCGGCCGGACGGGACGCGGGCCGGTGATCGCCGATTCTTCGACTGGATGAACGCTGGAAAGCTCTGCTACTCAGCTGATCTCGCCGAGAAGACCAGGGCCCTGCTCGAGACGGCCGACGTCGTCATCGAGTCCTCACGGCCGGCCGCCTTGCGCCAGCGTGGTCTCGGCGCGGAAGACGTTGCGGCCCAACCCGGCCGGGTCTGGCTGCGCATCACCGGATACGGCGCCGACGTAGACCGGGCGAACTGGACCGCCTTCGGCGACGACGCGGCGGTGGCGGGCGGGGTGGTCGGCCGCAGTGTCGACGGGCCGGTGTTCTGCGGCGACGCGATCGCCGACCCGCTGACGGGGATGCAGGCCGCGCTGCAGGTCGCCGAATCCCTGGCCCGCGGGGGAGGTGAGGTCATCGACGTCGCGATGGCCTCCGTGGCGGCGACCTACGCGATGCTGCCCGAGTCGGCGAGCGAAACCGACCTTCCCGCAATGCCTCCCGCGGCCCCGGTCGTATGCCAGCGCGCTGGCGACCTCGGTGCCGACGACGCTCTCGTCGAGCGGTTGGTGGCGGAGCGGGCCTAA